The Ignavibacteria bacterium genome contains the following window.
TCTCGAAATAAAGGTTTCGGGTTCTTTTGATTGGGGATTATAAAATTGACTTGAATAAGCAAGTACCGCTTCCATCTTTAAATCAAAATAGGGAGAAATATCATAAATAAATGTTGGTTCAAAAGGATAAGTTTGCATAAAATAAAATATTTTATTTGGTCGAAATGGTTGGAAAGAATTTTTTGTTTGATATTTCTTTAATCCAGCAAAGAAACAAGCTTCTTTAATTAATTGAGCTGAATTTTCATGATCTGGATGACGATCAATAAAATGTGGAGCAAAAACTATTTTGGGTCTGAATTTTCTGATTACATCAACAACTTTTGAAATTGAATTTTTATCGAGTTGAATTTCACCATCTTTTAATTTCAAATTTTCACGATAATGAATTCCTAAAATTTTGCTGGCTTTTTCTGTTTCTTTTTTTCTTATTTCGAGTGTTCCTCTTGAACTTAATTCACCTTGACTCAAATCAATTATCCCAACCTTAAAACCTTTTTCAACTAATGAAATGATTGTTCCGCCCATTGAAAGTTCAACATCATCTGGATGAGCGCCGAAAGCAAGAATGTCAAGTCTGATTTGTTTCATTTTGTTTCCCATTTTTATTGCAAGTTAAAAAATCCATTAAAATGTTAATTGCTTCGAGCATTTTGGATTTAGTTTCAGGATGGAGTTCTGTGCCAAATTTGAAATCAATGACCGGGATTTTAAGAAGATAAGCGTCTTGCTTTTTATTAAATAATTTTTCGGCAAAACCTAAAATTACTTCTGGTGATAAAAAATGAAATGTGCTTAAATCGGTATAGTCATTTTTATTTTCAATCTTTATTAACTCAACTTTATTTTTTTCATCTATTGATGCATCAATAAATATCACCTGATCATAGTTCGAAATTTTCTCGCTTAATTCCGGAAGTAATTGATGAGAGGTGTAAATTTCAGTTTCCTGTAATTCATACTTTCCTAATTCTTTAGCAAGATGAATGGCAACTCCATCATCTGAACGAATTTCATTCCCAATACAGATTAATAATGTCTTTTTCTTCATCTTAGAATGACTAATAATTCCTGTTCAAAATATAAATAAAGTTAATTATAAATAATCCAGGTTCTAATAATGACTGAATGATTTTTAAAAGATTTCAAATTGAAGTAAAGAGCAAAGTGAATATTTAAAAAAACAAGTCAGCCCTTGAAGGCTGACTAAAGATTTTCATAAAAAATTGATGAGGATTTAATTTCTAACTTTTTCAGATATCACATTACCATTTTTGTCAATTAATTGAATTTTAATCGGCATTGAACCAAATGCATGAGTAGAGCAACTCAAGCAAGGATCGTATGCGCGAATTCCAGCTTCTATTTTATTAAGTAATGGTTCAGGAATATCAAAACCATGAATAAAATTTCTTGCTATTTGCAAGATGGTTCTATTCATAGCCAGGTTATTCTGACCAGTAGCAATGATTAAATTGACAAATGTAATCAAACCATCATCATCAACTTTATAATGATGGAATAAAATCCCACGAGGAGCTTCACTGCAACCAACCGCTTCTGATCTATTCACACCAGCACGAGCTTTTAATTTGCTTGATTTTAAATCAGGATCGTCTATCATCATAAAAATTTTTTCGATACTTGCAATAATTTCAATCAATCTTGCATAATGATAAAAGAATGCAGAATTAACCGAACCAGAACCAAATTTCCTAAATGCAATTAATTCTTTATCTGCGATTTCAGTGCCAATTTCTTTGCAAATATTTAAGCGAGCCAGTGGACCAACTCTATAAATGCCCGCTGGATAACCGAGAGGTTTATAATATGGGAACTTTAGATAAGACCATTCTTCCACAGCCTCGCCGATAAAATCTTGATAATTATTTGGGTCTAAATTGTCTGCTATTATATTACCCATACTATCAACAATTCTTATCAAGCCATCGTAATGTTCCCAATTTCCTTCTTTATCAACCAAACCCATATAATATGTTAAGAAGTTACCAAACGTGTAAAATTCACTTTCGAAACTTTTAATTTTCGATTTGAAAAGCTTTAAAGCACTTTTAGCAATTTCAAGCGCTTCAGGTAATCGTGATTTGATGTAATTAATTGAATCTTGTGTAAGGCTGCTTCTTACGCCACCAGCAATTGACCAGGAAGGATGAATCTTTTTTCCACCTAAGATTTCGATAATTTCCTGACCGAATTGTCTTAATCGAATTCCATTCCTTGCCAATTCAGGATTTTCTTTAATTAAGCCAAAAATATTTCTTTTTTCTTTTGGTGTATCCCATCCAAGAATTAGATCAGGTGAACTCAAGTGGAAAAAGCTTAATGCGTGTGATTGTATAATTTGTGCAAGATTCATTAGTCTTCGTAATTTTTCTGCTGGTGCAGGAATATCAACAGAAAGAATGTTATCGCAAGCTTTTGATGAAGCCAAAATATGACTGACAGGACATATACCACATATTCTTGCTGTTAAACTGGGCATTTCTCTAAATGGTCTACCAATGCAAAATTGTTCGAAACCTCTAAACTCATTCACATGAAATCTTGCATCTACCACTTCACCTAAATCATCAAGATAAAGTGAAATTTTTGCGTGACCTTCAACTCTTGTAACAGGTTCAATGATAATTTGCTTTTTCATAAAACATTTACCACTAGTTTATTCCTCGAAATATTTTTATCCATTCTTTAAAAATTGACCTTGAAGCTCGGGAACTTCGTTATTAATTAATTTTTCAAGAAGAAATTTAATTCTTGCTGCATCAGGTGGACAACCAGGTAAGAAGTAGTCAATTTTTACTATCTCATGCAAAGGTCTTACTCTGTCGAGTAATTTTGAGATTGAGTTGTAATCAAATTCAGAGATGTTGTTAAGGTTTACCAACTTTTTGTAGCTAAGTTCTAAAGATTTATCTGCCTTTCCATGTAAATTTCTTAAAGCAGTAACATTACCATTCAAAGCGCAATCACCAAAAGATACAAGCGTTTTAGTTTTTTTTCTTATTTCTTTTAAGAAATGATAATTTTCTTCATTTGCAACTGCTCCTTCAATCAAACATAGATCAACACCATCTGGATAATCTTTATTATCCATAAAGGGACTAAAAACCAATTCAACTTTTTCAGACAAGTCGATTAACCATTCATCTAAGTCTAAAAAAGACATATGGCAACCGGAGCAACCTGCAAGCCAGACTGTAGCGAATTTTATCTTATCCATTGTTTCTTTACCCTCGCCTGAATTATAAATTCGAGATGACTTTTATCTTTCTGAAGCTCGGCTACTGAGACACCTCGCTTAAACAACGCACCAGTTGGACAAACAAGCACGCATTTACCACAAGATGTACAACTTTCCGATTCACCCCAGGGCTGGTTCATATCTGTTATTACTATTGCATTTGCGCCTCTGTTTGCAACATCCCAGGTATGAGCTCCTTCTATTTCGTCACAGACTCTAACACATCTTGTACAGAGAATACATCGATTATGATCTATTCCGAATAACTCATGAGAGATATCAACAGGTAAATTGGGAAATCTAAAATCGAATCTTACATGGTCAACACCTAAAGTCATAGCTAAATTTTGAAGCTCGCAATTCCCATTTGCAACACAAACTGAACATTGATGATTTCTTTCTGATAACAACAGCTCAATAATGAGCTTACGATACTCTTTTAATTTTTCACTATTGGACCTTACTTCCATACCTTCAGATACTTTTGTGGTGCAAGCAGGTTGAAGTTTTGATGAATTAGAAACTTCAACAAGACATAAACGACATGCACCTACGTTGGTTAGACCCGGGAAATGGCAAAGTGTTGGGATAAAAATTCCGGCATCTCTAGCTGCTTCAAGAATAGTTTGGCCTTCTTTAGCGCTTATGACTTTTCCGTCAATAGAAAAAGTTTTTACAGACATTTTTTACCTCTAAATATCTTCTTTTAAGAGACTTAAATATTCGTCTTCGAAATTCATAATTGTACTTAAAACAGGATTTGGTGCTGATTGACCTAATCCACATAGACTGGTTTCTTTTACCATTTTGCAAAGTAATTTCAATTTTTCGAAATCGTATTGAGTAGCTTCACCATTTAATATCTTGGATAAAATATTATGGATTTCATACGTTCCGGCTCTGCAAGGAATACATTTACCACACGACTCATCTTTACTGAACTCCATAAAGAACTTAGCAACTTCGACCATGTTTGTATTTTCATCCATTACAATCATTCCACCAGAGCCCATCATTGAACCAAGTTCTATTAATGATTCGTAATCAACTGGTGTATCAAGTTTACTTGCTGGAATGCATCCGCCTGAAGGACCACCAGTTTGGATAGCTTTTATCTTGCCTTTGTTTGGTACACCTCCACCGATTTCTTCAACAATTTCTCTTAAAGTCGTTCCCATTGGTACTTCAATCAAACCTGTCCTTGCAATTTTACCAGCTAAAGCAAAAACTTTGGTTCCCTTTGAATTTTCAGTTCCAATTTTTGAAAACCATTCACTTCCATTTCTGATAATTGGAACAACATTAGCAAAAGTTTCGACATTATTAATTAAAGTTGGATATCCCCACAATCCATATTCAGCAGGGTAGGGTGGTCGTGGATAAGGAGTCCCTCTCTTACCTTCAATTGATTGCATTAAAGCTGTCTCTTCACCGCAAACAAAAGCACCGGCACCAATTCTTAAATCAATTTTGAAGTCAAAATTTGCTTCAAAAATCTGGCTACCGAGTAAGCCATATTTCTTTGCTTGACGAATTGCTGTTTGTAGTCTACTAATTGCAAGAGGATATTCTCCACGGATATAAATGTAACCCTGCTGAGCACCAACAGCATAAGCTGCAATAGTCATCCCTTCAATTATTTTGTGTGGATCGCTTTCAAGAACACTTCTATCCATAAATGCACCCGGATCTCCTTCATCAGCGTTACAAACAACAAATTTTTTTTCTGCTACCGATTTTGCAACTAATGACCATTTTAGTCCAGTTGGATAACCAGCACCTCCGCGTCCTCTTAAACCACTTTTGGTAATTTCCTCGATTACTTCTTGAGGTGTCATCTCATGAAGAACTTGATAAAGAGTAATATATCCGCCGTTGGCTATATAAGATTCGATACTTTCAGGATCGATTTTACCAGAATTTTCTAAAACTATGTGCATCTGTTTTTTGTAAAATGGATCATCTGGTGAAATCTTTTCAATTCTGCATTTTTCGCCTTTTAAATCTTTGAGGATTTCTTCAACATTATCTAAGGAAACATTACAATAAAATTCACCGCTTTGAGAATTTCTAAGTAAAGGACCTTTGCTGCATAATCCTAAACACCCAACGCCTATAACATCAACCTTATCGGCTAAATTTTGATTTCTTAAAATTTCAGTTAGCTTATCTTTAATTGATTGAGAATTAGAAGAAACACAGCTTGCAGCAACACAGCAGTGTATTTCCAGTGGCTTCTTTTTTCTTCTCTCTTTTTCAGAGATTTCTAATAATTCTGCAAGATCCATATTATAACCATTCCTTTAATTTTTTTATGACAGTTTCTTTTGTTTGATAGGCAGCAACTTGATTATCATAGATTATGGCTGGTGCACTGCCACAGGTTCCAATACATCTTGCAGTTGCAATTGAAACCTTGCCGTCTGGAGTAGTTTCACCAGCCTTTATGTTCAGGAATTTTTCCATTTCAGAAAGAAGTTCAGCTGCACCTTTCACATAACAAGCAGTCCCCATACAAACTATGCAGGTATGTTCTCCTTTAGGCTTTAGAGAAAAGAAATTATAAAATGTTGCAACACCATAAACTTTACTCGGGGGAAGTTTAAGTTCTCTTGTTATATATTCAAGTGTTTCTCTGCTTAAGTATCCAAATAGCTCTTGAGCTGTATGAAGAATTTCAATCAAAGCATCGGGTTGGTAAAGATTTTTCTTTAATGCGGCGTTTAAAAATTTTAATCGATTGTCAGTTTGTTCGGTAGATTTTGTTTTGTTTTTAACTGCAGGTTCCATATGAATTCCAGATTTGTCAGAGATTTGAGGTTAATATATTAAAAGTGTTTTTTAATAATAATATCCAAAATTTTCTCTGAAGCTTCTTTAACCTTTTGAGAAATTTCTTGACCAAAAGAAAAATTACTTGAAAAAATTAAGTAAAGATATAATTCCTTTGGTAGAATATTTAATTGTTTAGCTAATCTTAATGCACTTAATAAACTAAAAGCATGAGATGAAAATAGGTTTATCTCGGAGAAATCTAAATCATCTGTAACTTTTATCTCTTTTATTCGCCCAATATCTTCAGGATTTTCTGAAATGGCAGCGTCAATAATGATGAGTTTATCGTAATTCTGAAAGTAGTTTAATAAATCAGTACCATTTCCATCACTTTCAATTATATCAAAATCCGGATAGAGTTCTTTTAATTTGCGGGCTACGATAAGACCCACTGCATCATCAGATCTGAATTCATTACCAATCCCTATAATTTTTTGCCGCATAAAACAATTTTATTTCATTCTTGAATAAATTCGATTTTCAAAAAGTGAGTTGCACAGGAAATGCAGGGGTCGTAATTACGAATTGCCTGTTCTAATTTCCATTGTAATTCATTTTTGGGGAGATTGATGTATTTATTTACAAATTCGTAAAGATCGCGTTCAATTTGTTTTTGATTTTGAGATGTTGGAGGAACAATTTTAGCGGATTGTATCAAACCATCTGGACCAACTTTATATCTATGATACAAAATTCCTCTCGGCGCTTCCGTGCAGCCGTAGCCAATACCTCCAGGCATTTCAAAGTCAATATAGGGTTTTGTATTCCAATCCATATTATCAATAATTCTGATTGCTTCATCGCAAGCGTAGACAGTTTCAACTGCCCTTGCAATTATGCTCTTAAATGGATTTGTAACCGGCGGAAGGAAGCCAACTTCTTTTGAAATTTCCTGAGCAAGCGGAGAGAGTTTATCAAAGTTTAAATTAAATCTTGCAAGAGGTCCTACAAAGTATGGTTCACCTTTTTTATTAACCGAATGCAATGCATTTGAATGAGCAATGTGTTCTTCGAAGAAATTGTTTTCATATTCTGAAATATCAATATCAAGTCCTTTGTTTGAAACAAGTCTTCCTTCATTAAATGGATATTCATCAGGATGTCGAAGAGCGACAAACTCGTAATCAAAATCAAAATCTGGGAAAGGAAGAGAAGCAGCCCACCGCACTGTTTCTAAAGCAGCATCTCGTGCCCACTTCAGTCGTTCCAGTAAGAGGAGGAATTCATTTTTTGACGGGATGCTGTAGAAACCACCTACCCGCACATTTATTGGATGAATTTCTCTTCCTCCCAGAAGATTTACAATATCATTTCCAATTTTCTTAAGTTCAAGAGCTTTCTTAACTACATCGGGATGATCTTTAGCAATTTGTAGTGCATCTTCATAACCGAGAAAGTCTGGAGCGTGAAGCAAATAAATATGAAGTACATGACTTTCTATCCACTCACCACAATAGATTAATCTTCTTAAATCTCGAATAGGTCCTTCTATCTTAACTCCTGCGATTCTTTCCATTGCATGAACTGAACTCATTTGATATGCAATTGGGCAGATTCCACAAATTCTTGCAGTAATGTCAGGAGCTTCGGTGTAATGCCTTCCAATTAGAAATGCTTCGAAAAATCTTGGCGGTTCAAAAATTTTAAATTTTAAATCTTTTATCTTATTGCCTTTTATGTTTACAACTAGTGAACCTTCGCCTTCAACACGGGCAAGGTAATCAACTTTAATTGTTTTACTTTTCATATGCTTCACTCTCCTTGCGGAATGCATCTGAGTATGCGTTAAAACCTCTAAAGGTTCTTACAATATCGTAATTTGATAACCCCATTTCTTCAAATTGATTAGAAAGAGAAGAGGTATTTGATCCTTCTTTTGGTCCATAACATCCAAAACATCCACGATTATATGTTGGGCATAAAGCATTGCAGCCAGCATGAGTGACAGGGCCCAAGCAAACTTTACCTTCGGCTACCATTACACAGGTTATTCCTTTTCGTTTGCATTCAATACAAACACTTGTGTTTGGAATATTTGGCTTTCGATTATTAATAAATGCATTTAAGACTTCAAGTAATTGATATTTGTTTATTGGACATCCACGCAATTCATAATCAACATAGACATGGTAAGAAATGGGAGTAGAATTTTGAAGTGTTGAGATAAATTTTGGATTTGCGTAAACAATATTTATAAATTCTCGAACATCCTTAAAATTTCTAAGTGCCTGAATTCCTCCGGCAGTTGCACAGGCTCCAATTGTTATTAATACTTTTGATTGCCTTCTTATTTTGTGAATTCTTTCAGCATCATGTGGAGTTGTTATTGACCCTTCGACAAGTGAAATATCATATGGACCTGATTGTATTGCTCTTGATGCTTCGGGGAAATTTGCAATTTCCACAATCTCGGCTACTTGAAGTAATTCATCTTCGCAATCGAGAAGGCTTAGTTGACACCCATCACAAGATGCAAATTTCCATACTGCTAATTTGGGTTTTTTGTTTTTTGTTGCTGCCATAATTATATCTCTCTTTTTCCAAAAAGATGTTCGATTTCTTTGTAATTAAAAACGGGACCATCTTTGCAAACGAATTCTGTACCATATTGGCAATGGCCGCAGAAACCAACACCGCATTTCATATTTCTTTCCATCGAAACATAAATATTTTCTTTTGAGAGTCCTCTTTTAATGAGCTCAACTATTGTGTATCTCATCATAATTTCAGGACCACAAATCATTGCAATTGTATTTAATGGATCAAATGGAGCTCGGGGGATTAAAGTCGTTACAACTCCCACATTTCCTGTCCAATTTTTTACTGCACGATCGACGGTTACAATTATATCAATATCCAGTCGTGATCTTAATTTTTCTAATTCTTTTCGATAAAGTATATCCTGTGGAGTTCTTGCGCCGTAGAGTAGAATTATTCTTCCATAATATTCACGATTTGAAAGAAGGTGATAGATCACTGGTCTTAATGGAGCCAATCCAATACCACCAGCGACTAAAAGAACATCATTACCAATTGCTTCTTTGACAGGCCAGGGCTTACCAAATGGACCTCGAATACCAACAATATCATCTTTTTTTAACTTAGCCATTTGCTTGGTAACTGTTCCAACTGCTCTGGTTGTGTGAACAAGAATTCCACTCTTATTTGGATCGCCGCTTATTGAAATTGGAATTTCACCAACTCCAAAAATGTAAATCATATTAAATTGACCAGGCTCAAAACTAAATCCATTTCGGCTCTCAAGAGATTTTAATTCAATCGTAAATGTATAGTGCGTTTCTTTTATAAATCTCTGAACTTTATAAGTTGATGGAAACATTACCTGCATAGCTTTTCCTTTCCCAGAACATTTTTACAAATTATTTTCTACCATAGAGATCGAGTAACTGTAGTCTCATTGCATTGATTCGTTGTTCAAAAACATTGGCAACACGTTTCATAAGTTCATAACCTAGTCTAGGATCACTTTCACATTTGTTTCTGAGGCAGGTAGCATCTAATTCAATCACCCTTGTAAGTTCTACTGCTCTTGCATCAAATCTCCACTGGTAAGGAGGAACCATCCAGGACCATCCGATTATATCACCTTCACCAAGGGTTTGAATTATTATTGAACCGACCTCTGGTGAATAAATTTCAATTGCAACTTTGCCTGAACGAATTATATAAAAATTGTTTGCTTCATCATTTTCTTTAAAGAGATATTTACCTGGCTCGAACACAGCATTTTTTGCACAGCCAACTATTAAACTGATGTGTTCGGATGGTAATCCTTCTACAAAAGGATGTTGAACAAGAATTTTTTCAAGTGATTCCATTTAGATTTCCTCCCTTGAAGTAGTTTGATATTGTGAGCTTTTAATAAATTTTGTTGCTTCTTCTGTTATGTCAATTCCTACTGGACACCAGGTAATGCATCTTCCGCAACCAACGCATCCAGAGGTGCCAAATTGTTCGTGCCAGGATGCAAGTTTATGAGTTAACCATTGTCTGTATCGACTTCCAATTGAAACTCGAACACTTCCCCCGTGAATGTAAGAATATTCTAACGTGAAACAGGAATCCCACTTCTGTATTCTTTCGGCCTTTGTTTTTTGGAGATCTGTGTAGTCTTCAACAGTCATGCAGAAACAGGTTGGACAAACCATTGTGCAATTTCCACAAGCCAGACATCTTTTAGCAATTTCATCCCAGATAGGATTTTCAAGATTTTTTAATAAAGTTTCCTTTAAATTATATGTTTCGAGATGTTTATTAATTTGAGAGATTGTTTTTTGAATGACTTGATTTTTCTTTTGTAAATCAGATTCAATTGCTTCTTTCGTGTTTAATTCATTAACGATTTCAGAACCTTTTTCACTATTTGTTTCAATTAAGAAGTAGTGCTCTTTATCGTTTATAATTTCTGTTAATAAAATATCATATCCAGATTTGACTTCCGGACCAGTTCCCATCGAAGTACAAAAACAATTGCCTTCTGCTTTAGAGCAATTAACTGCAACTATCAAAGAATTCTTTCTTAAATTTTTATATCTGTTATTTTGAAATTCACCCCCAAAGAAAACTCTATCCTGAATTTCAATTGAATTAATTTCACAGGACCTAACACCTATAAAGGCATATTTCGATTCATTTGTTTCAGCTTTTTCGATTTCGAGCTTATTGTTTTTATAATAAGCTGTAAAAATTTTTTGTACTGGAGGATATAGAAATTTTTTCCAGGATTGAGGTCCAACAACATAATTAAAGAATGCACCATTGTTTGATTTTTCCAGACGATAATAACCAGGCTTTTGTGTGTCGGTATAACCAATTGGTAATTCATTCGCTGAATTAATTTCAGAATAAATAATAGCCCCATTTTGAATGGTTGGACCTACGGTTGTATAACCTTTTTCTTTTAGTTTATTAAGAAGGTTATCAAATTCATAAATGTCAATTATTTTCATATCTAACCTTTATTAGGTTTTTTACTTATTGAGCAATGTATATGCCAGATATTAAACTATAAAATTTCGATTAAAATATAATTTGAGAAATTTTATTTCTCAAATTTGAAATTTTTTAACATTAAATTTTTTAGATATGAATTCTACTTGTTAATTATAAATATTAAAGAAAAATGTAATAAACAGAATTAAATTTTTTGGACTGATAAGCTCCTTCGGTAAAGTCCACAATAAAATATTAGATTGTTTAAAGCTTCTTCTAATTCATAACTTTAATCGCAAAAATTGAAAAACTTTTTTTGAAACTAACATTTAATATTTGCATCCAATTAATAAAAAAAGGATCAATATGTTTGAAATGGAAATTGTTTTTTCAGGTAACAAAAAAGTAGATGCAATTTTTAACGGGCAGGTGATTAGAACCGATCAACCTATTCAAGCTGGTGGAGATGGAACGGCTCCAGCCCCATTTGATTTATTTCTTGCCTCGATTGGAACCTGTGCTGGAATTTATGTTTTAGGATTTTGCCAGGCACGTGGTATACCGACAGATGGAATAAAACTCATTCAAAAAATGAATTATAATTTTCAAAAGAGACTTTTTGATAAAATTGAAGTTGAGATCAAGCTACCTCCCGATTTCCCCGAAAAATATAAAGCAGCTGTAATTAATGCTGCTGAAAATTGCGCTGTCAAGAAGCATCTTCTTAATCCACCAGAATTAATTGTCAAGGCAGTTTAAACCTTATCAGTTCTCTCCTATAGTTAAGTGGTTTGTAGATTTCTACAAGCCACTTCTTTTTTTTAATTTGTTTACAAAAAGGAATCTAAAATGACAATACTTATTAAGAACGGATTAATTATTTCTCCGCCTGATGAATTTATCGGTGATGTGTTTATTGAAAATGATAAAATTGCTTCAGTTGGTGAGCATATTTTCAAAACAGCTGATAGAGTAATTGATGCAAAAGGAAAATTTGTAATCCCCGGCGGAATTGATGTTCATACTCATCTTGATATGCCTTATGTTGATGATATTAAATCGAGAGATGATTTTTATACTGGTACGGTTGCCGCTGCATTTGGAGGAACTACAAGTATTATTGATTTTCCTACACAATCTAAGGGTGAAAAACTTAAAGATACATTCCAAAAATGGCAGGAAAAAGCTAAAGATAAAGCAGTTATTGATTATTCTTTTCATATGATAATAACTGATCTTTCAGTTCTTGATGATTCTGATTTTAAGTTTTTGGTAGAAAATGGGATCACGAGTATTAAAATTTTTACTGCTTATCCAGATAGATTAATGTTAGATGATGGAGAAATTTTTGAAATAATGAAAATTGCAAAGAAATATAATTTGCTTGTAATGGTCCATGCAGAAAATGGAATTATAATCGATAAACTGGTAGCATTTGCTCTTTCAATGGGTTATAAGTCTCCGAAGTATCATGCACTCTCAAGACCGCCAATCCTTGAAGCCGAGGCAATTAATAGAGTAATAACTTATGCGACTTTACTCGATATTCCAATTTACATTGTTCATGTTTCTTCATTCGAAGGAATGAAAGTAATAATGCAGGCAAGGGAAAGAAAAAGTGATGTGTTGGGTGAGACTTGTCCTCAATATCTTTACCTGAGTATTGATGATATATCGAAAGGAAATGATGATGATTATAAGTTTGTTTTTACTCCGCCAGTAAGGGAAAAATGGAATCAAGAATTATTATGGAATGGATTAAGTCAGAATGTACTGCAAATATTATCAACTGATCATTGCCCATTTAATTTATCGGACAGGATGATTGGTAAAGATGATTTTACAAAAATCCCAAATGGTGGAGCTGTAATTGAACATCGCCTGGAGTTATCTTTTAAAGGTGTTAAACAAAATAGAATTAATTTAAGAAGATGGGTAGAGATCAATTCCACAAATCCAGCAAAAATTTTTGGGATGTATCCGAATAAAGGAGCTATAAAAGTTGGAAGTGATGCAGATATAGTTATCTGGGATCCAGAATTTACAAAGACAATTTCTGTTTCAAATCATCATATGAATATTGATTATTCTATGTTTGAAGGTATTGAAGCTGCAGGAAAAGCAGAAATAGTGATTTCTAAAGG
Protein-coding sequences here:
- a CDS encoding osmotically inducible protein C is translated as MFEMEIVFSGNKKVDAIFNGQVIRTDQPIQAGGDGTAPAPFDLFLASIGTCAGIYVLGFCQARGIPTDGIKLIQKMNYNFQKRLFDKIEVEIKLPPDFPEKYKAAVINAAENCAVKKHLLNPPELIVKAV
- a CDS encoding 4Fe-4S dicluster domain-containing protein codes for the protein MKIIDIYEFDNLLNKLKEKGYTTVGPTIQNGAIIYSEINSANELPIGYTDTQKPGYYRLEKSNNGAFFNYVVGPQSWKKFLYPPVQKIFTAYYKNNKLEIEKAETNESKYAFIGVRSCEINSIEIQDRVFFGGEFQNNRYKNLRKNSLIVAVNCSKAEGNCFCTSMGTGPEVKSGYDILLTEIINDKEHYFLIETNSEKGSEIVNELNTKEAIESDLQKKNQVIQKTISQINKHLETYNLKETLLKNLENPIWDEIAKRCLACGNCTMVCPTCFCMTVEDYTDLQKTKAERIQKWDSCFTLEYSYIHGGSVRVSIGSRYRQWLTHKLASWHEQFGTSGCVGCGRCITWCPVGIDITEEATKFIKSSQYQTTSREEI
- a CDS encoding cyclic nucleotide-binding domain-containing protein, which encodes MESLEKILVQHPFVEGLPSEHISLIVGCAKNAVFEPGKYLFKENDEANNFYIIRSGKVAIEIYSPEVGSIIIQTLGEGDIIGWSWMVPPYQWRFDARAVELTRVIELDATCLRNKCESDPRLGYELMKRVANVFEQRINAMRLQLLDLYGRK
- a CDS encoding Ni/Fe hydrogenase subunit alpha, which produces MKSKTIKVDYLARVEGEGSLVVNIKGNKIKDLKFKIFEPPRFFEAFLIGRHYTEAPDITARICGICPIAYQMSSVHAMERIAGVKIEGPIRDLRRLIYCGEWIESHVLHIYLLHAPDFLGYEDALQIAKDHPDVVKKALELKKIGNDIVNLLGGREIHPINVRVGGFYSIPSKNEFLLLLERLKWARDAALETVRWAASLPFPDFDFDYEFVALRHPDEYPFNEGRLVSNKGLDIDISEYENNFFEEHIAHSNALHSVNKKGEPYFVGPLARFNLNFDKLSPLAQEISKEVGFLPPVTNPFKSIIARAVETVYACDEAIRIIDNMDWNTKPYIDFEMPGGIGYGCTEAPRGILYHRYKVGPDGLIQSAKIVPPTSQNQKQIERDLYEFVNKYINLPKNELQWKLEQAIRNYDPCISCATHFLKIEFIQE
- the hydA gene encoding dihydropyrimidinase, producing the protein MTILIKNGLIISPPDEFIGDVFIENDKIASVGEHIFKTADRVIDAKGKFVIPGGIDVHTHLDMPYVDDIKSRDDFYTGTVAAAFGGTTSIIDFPTQSKGEKLKDTFQKWQEKAKDKAVIDYSFHMIITDLSVLDDSDFKFLVENGITSIKIFTAYPDRLMLDDGEIFEIMKIAKKYNLLVMVHAENGIIIDKLVAFALSMGYKSPKYHALSRPPILEAEAINRVITYATLLDIPIYIVHVSSFEGMKVIMQARERKSDVLGETCPQYLYLSIDDISKGNDDDYKFVFTPPVREKWNQELLWNGLSQNVLQILSTDHCPFNLSDRMIGKDDFTKIPNGGAVIEHRLELSFKGVKQNRINLRRWVEINSTNPAKIFGMYPNKGAIKVGSDADIVIWDPEFTKTISVSNHHMNIDYSMFEGIEAAGKAEIVISKGEIIIEGDKFIGKAGNGKFIKRKSFDKQLL
- a CDS encoding FAD/NAD(P)-binding protein, encoding MQVMFPSTYKVQRFIKETHYTFTIELKSLESRNGFSFEPGQFNMIYIFGVGEIPISISGDPNKSGILVHTTRAVGTVTKQMAKLKKDDIVGIRGPFGKPWPVKEAIGNDVLLVAGGIGLAPLRPVIYHLLSNREYYGRIILLYGARTPQDILYRKELEKLRSRLDIDIIVTVDRAVKNWTGNVGVVTTLIPRAPFDPLNTIAMICGPEIMMRYTIVELIKRGLSKENIYVSMERNMKCGVGFCGHCQYGTEFVCKDGPVFNYKEIEHLFGKREI
- a CDS encoding oxidoreductase; this translates as MAATKNKKPKLAVWKFASCDGCQLSLLDCEDELLQVAEIVEIANFPEASRAIQSGPYDISLVEGSITTPHDAERIHKIRRQSKVLITIGACATAGGIQALRNFKDVREFINIVYANPKFISTLQNSTPISYHVYVDYELRGCPINKYQLLEVLNAFINNRKPNIPNTSVCIECKRKGITCVMVAEGKVCLGPVTHAGCNALCPTYNRGCFGCYGPKEGSNTSSLSNQFEEMGLSNYDIVRTFRGFNAYSDAFRKESEAYEK